A DNA window from Ipomoea triloba cultivar NCNSP0323 chromosome 10, ASM357664v1 contains the following coding sequences:
- the LOC116032322 gene encoding protein NRT1/ PTR FAMILY 4.3-like → MVLDQEKYELIEGKVDWRGRTARKDKHGGIRASIFILGIFGFENMATIVLGVTLLTYLNGVMNINLADAANHVTNFAGATYILTIVAAVLADTYIGRFKAVLISAWIEFLGLGLLAMQAHYAKLKPPPCNPLDKAQKCEEVGGRNAAILFVALYTVAIGSAGVKAAVPSHGADQFDYKHPKEASQMSSFFNWLLLGVCVGGAVSLTLFVWLIQHKGWDWGFAASTVAMFFGGIFFTLGLPFYRVYVIQGSSAITQIIQVFVAAIHNRKLQLPEDSSELYEISNKDKEAAVIDAEFLPHTDKYRFLDKAAIQTSWDEEPNPWRVCRVTQVENAKILVSLIPVFLCTVIMTVCLAQLQTFSIQQGSTMDLNITKSFHILPSSLPFLPILFLIFLIPLYDRVFVPAMRRLTGIPTGITHLHRVAVGLVLSSLSMAAAAILELKRKQVARESNMVDAIPILQPLPISVLWLSIQYFIFGIADMFTYVGLLEFFHSQAPKDLKSVSSCFLWSSMSLGYFTSSVLVKVVNVATKGITESGGWLGGNNVNRNHLELFYALLSGLSFVNFLIYLFVSKRYKYRQQIGDDDSMMSENEDESK, encoded by the exons ATGGTACTCGATCAA GAAAAATATGAGCTTATTGAAGGGAAAGTGGACTGGAGGGGAAGAACAGCTCGGAAGGATAAACATGGAGGAATCCGAGCTTCCATTTTCATATTAG GAATATTTGGTTTTGAGAACATGGCAACTATAGTTCTGGGGGTGACATTGCTGACGTACTTAAATGGGGTGATGAACATCAACCTAGCCGATGCAGCCAACCATGTGACTAACTTCGCCGGCGCAACTTACATTCTCACTATTGTAGCCGCCGTCCTAGCTGATACCTACATTGGCCGATTCAAGGCTGTTCTTATTTCTGCCTGGATTGAGTTCTTG GGGCTAGGGCTTCTAGCAATGCAAGCTCACTACGCTAAGCTAAAGCCTCCTCCATGCAACCCTCTTGACAAGGCTCAAAAGTGCGAGGAAGTTGGGGGCCGCAACGCGGCAATCCTATTCGTGGCGCTGTACACGGTAGCGATCGGATCGGCGGGGGTGAAAGCCGCAGTGCCGTCGCACGGGGCGGACCAATTCGATTACAAACATCCTAAAGAGGCTTCCCAAATGTCGAGCTTCTTCAACTGGCTGTTGCTGGGCGTTTGTGTAGGAGGGGCGGTGAGCCTCACGCTCTTCGTCTGGCTTATCCAACATAAGGGATGGGATTGGGGCTTTGCTGCTTCTACGGTGGCTATGTTCTTTGGTGGAATCTTCTTCACTCTTGGCTTGCCATTTTATCGTGTGTATGTCATTCAAGGAAGTAGTGCCATTACTCAAATTATTCAG GTATTTGTCGCAGCCATCCACAACAGAAAGCTACAACTTCCGGAAGACTCCAGTGAGCTATATGAGATCAGTAATAAGGACAAAGAAGCTGCGGTAATTGATGCTGAATTTCTACCCCACACTGACAAATACAG ATTCCTAGACAAAGCAGCAATTCAAACATCATGGGATGAAGAACCGAATCCATGGAGAGTTTGCAGGGTGACACAAGTGGAGAATGCAAAAATCTTAGTAAGCCTCATCCCAGTGTTCTTATGCACAGTGATAATGACAGTTTGCCTTGCCCAACTCCAAACTTTCTCAATCCAACAAGGCTCCACAATGGACTTAAACATCACCAAATCCTTCCACATTCTCCCTTCTTCATTACCCTTCCTCCCCATCCTCTTCCTCATCTTCTTGATCCCCCTCTACGACCGAGTATTCGTCCCCGCCATGCGCCGCCTCACCGGAATCCCCACCGGAATAACCCACCTCCACCGCGTCGCCGTCGGGCTGGTCCTCTCCTCTCTGTCCATGGCCGCGGCTGCCATACTGGAACTCAAACGGAAACAG GTGGCAAGAGAGAGCAACATGGTGGACGCCATCCCGATCCTGCAGCCATTGCCGATCAGCGTGTTGTGGCTGTCGATCCAGTACTTTATATTCGGGATAGCCGACATGTTCACCTACGTTGGACTTCTCGAATTCTTCCACTCGCAAGCGCCCAAGGACCTGAAATCCGTGTCGTCTTGCTTCCTATGGAGCTCCATGTCGCTGGGCTACTTCACGAGCTCCGTGCTGGTGAAGGTGGTGAACGTGGCGACGAAGGGGATAACGGAGAGCGGCGGATGGTTAGGAGGGAACAACGTTAACAGGAACCATTTGGAGCTGTTTTATGCGTTGCTGTCTGGATTGAGCTTTGTGAATTTCTTgatatatttgtttgtttctaaGAGGTACAAGTACAGGCAACAAATAGGTGACGACGATTCGATGATGTCTGAGAATGAGGATGAGAGTAAATAG
- the LOC116032988 gene encoding GPN-loop GTPase QQT2, which produces MDIDTKAPEENKVTMQAESKGKEKVDIANSMEKLKIDGSSSTFKKKPVIIIVVGMAGSGKTTFLHRLVCHTMASNIRGYVMNLDPAVLTLPFGANIDIRDTVRYKEVMKQFNLGPNGGILTSLNLFATKFDEVISAIEKRADQLDYVLVDTPGQIEIFTWSASGAIITEAFASTFPTVVTYVVDTPRSASPATFMSNMLYACSILYKTRLPLVLAFNKTDVAQHQFALEWMEDFEAFHAALDSDNSYTSTLTRSLSLSLEEFYKNLRSVGVSAVSGAGMDAFFKAIDASAEEYMETYKTELDKRMAEKQRLEEDRRRENMEKLRKDMEKSRGETMVLNTGLKDNTMMEEDEEDDDLEENFERFGEDDDDDGGISDEDEEIASFSF; this is translated from the exons ATGGACATTGATACTAAAGCACCAGAGGAAAACAAGGTTACCATGCAAGCTGAAAGCAAG GGTAAAGAGAAGGTTGACATAGCCAATTCAATGGAAAAGCTTAAAATTGATGGCTCATCATCTACTTTCAAGAAAAAGCCTGTTATCATCATTGTGGTTGGAATGGCAG GTAGTGGGAAGACTACATTTCTTCATCGGCTGGTATGTCACACGATGGCTTCTAATATTCGAGGTTATGTTATGAACCTCGATCCTGCTGTGTTGACCCTTCCATTTGGAGCAAATATTGACATAAGAGACACTGTTCGCTACAAGGAAGTCATGAAGCAATTCAATCTAGGGCCTAATGGAGGAATCCTTACTTCACTAAACTTGTTTGCAACAAAGTTTGATGAG GTCATTTCAGCTATAGAAAAACGAGCTGACCAGTTGGACTATGTTCTAGTTGACACTCCTGGTCAGATCGAGATATTCACTTGGTCTGCTTCTGGTGCAATTATCACAGAAGCTTTTGCATCTACCTTTCCTACTGTGGTAACTTATGTAGTTGACACACCCCGATCTGCAAGTCCTGCTACTTTTATGAGCAACATGCTTTACGCATGCAGTATTCTCTACAAGACACGACTGCCTCTGGTATTGGCATTCAACAAGACAGACGTTGCACAGCATCAATTTGCTTTGGAG TGGATGGAGGATTTTGAAGCATTTCATGCAGCGCTTGACTCGGACAACTCTTACACCTCAACTCTGACACGAAGCCTATCCCTTTCGCTGGAGGAGTTCTATAAGAATCTGAGGTCTGTAGGAGTTTCTGCTGTTTCAGGCGCGGGGATGGATGCGTTCTTTAAGGCCATTGATGCAAGTGCAGAAGAGTACATGGAAACTTACAA GACTGAACTTGACAAGAGAATGGCGGAGAAGCAACGGTTGGAGGAAGATCGCAGGAGGGAGAACATGGAGAAGCTCAGGAAAGACATGGAGAAGTCTCGGGGAGAAACCATGGTATTGAACACCGGCTTAAAGGATAACACCATgatggaagaagatgaagaggacGACGATCTTGAGGAAAATTTTGAGAGATTCGgcgaggatgatgatgatgatggtggcataagtgatgaggatgaagaaatTGCAAGTTTTTCTTTCTGA
- the LOC116031761 gene encoding GDSL esterase/lipase At5g45670-like isoform X1, translated as MGSGMMRKWGVLVMCIIVGVMVKEGRGEPQVPCYFIFGDSLVDNGNNNNIGSLARANYLPYGIDFPGGPTGRFSNGKTTVDVIAELLGFDDYIPPYAAARGQEILRGVNFASAAAGIREETGQQLGDRISFSGQVRNYKNTVDQIVQIMGDENSAADYLSKCIYSIGVGSNDYLNNYFMPLYYTTSRQYNTEQYADILIQQYTEQLKTLYDYGARKFVLNGVGQIGCSPNALAQNSPDGRTCVERINVANRIFNDKLRALVDDLNTNTPDARFTFINAYAIFQDIVNNPSAFGFRVTNAGCCGVGRNNGQITCLPLQNPCPNRDEYLFWDAYHPGEAANTIVARRSYSAESSSDAYPYDISRLAQL; from the exons ATGGGTAGTGGGATGATGAGAAAATGGGGAGTGTTGGTGATGTGCATTATTGTAGGGGTGATGGTGAAAGAGGGTAGAGGTGAACCACAGGTTCCATGTTACTTTATATTTGGGGATTCTTTGGTGGACAATggtaataacaacaatattggGTCATTGGCTAGGGCTAATTACTTGCCTTATGGGATTGATTTCCCTGGAGGTCCAACTGGAAGGTTTTCCAATGGCAAAACCACTGTTGATGTCATTG CTGAGCTGCTGGGGTTCGACGACTACATTCCACCATATGCAGCGGCTAGGGGGCAAGAAATTCTCAGGGGAGTGAATTTTGCATCTGCAGCAGCTGGAATCAGAGAAGAAACTGGCCAGCAATTG GGAGACAGGATTAGTTTCTCTGGGCAAGTAAGAAATTACAAGAACACAGTGGATCAAATAGTGCAAATAATGGGGGATGAGAACTCTGCAGCAGATTATTTGAGCAAGTGCATATACTCAATTGGAGTGGGTAGCAATGACTACCTCAACAACTACTTCATGCCCCTTTACTACACCACCAGCAGGCAGTACAACACTGAGCAGTATGCTGACATTCTCATTCAGCAGTACACTGAACAACTTAAA ACTCTATACGATTACGGAGCACGGAAGTTTGTGTTGAATGGAGTGGGCCAGATCGGGTGCAGCCCAAACGCGTTGGCCCAAAATAGCCCAGATGGCCGAACCTGCGTGGAAAGAATCAACGTGGCAAATCGGATATTTAACGACAAACTGAGGGCACTTGTTGACGACTTAAACACCAATACACCAGACGCAAGATTCACCTTCATTAACGCCTACGCAATTTTCCAAGATATAGTCAACAACCCATCTGCTTTTG GATTTAGAGTAACAAATGCAGGATGCTGTGGGGTGGGGAGGAACAATGGGCAAATTACATGTCTCCCATTGCAAAATCCATGCCCCAATAGAgatgaatatttattttgggATGCTTATCATCCTGGTGAAGCTGCAAATACTATTGTTGCAAGGAGATCTTACAGTGCCGAGAGCTCATCTGATGCATATCCATATGATATTAGTCGTCTAGCCCAACTttaa
- the LOC116032321 gene encoding piriformospora indica-insensitive protein 2-like, translated as MEMVKLLVFVLLLFSLNCQLTMGEEVTESTTFCTTISGDRHKPLGTEDNAAINELLGCSKMISSEKCAPNPTNSITCDCNLEKVCRVTEIRFSYRSFEGELPKAIGKLKNLTKLVLYGNKFLGKISGSYANLTNLKHLDLKDNSLEGPIPHFLGDMKLEFLDLSDNLFSGSIPLHLGSLVNLTSLDLSNNLLSAKIPSVVENFKSLVTL; from the exons ATGGAAATGGTGAAGTTGTTGGTGTTTGTGTTGTTGCTCTTCTCTCTCAACTGTCAACTAACCATGGGAGAAGAAGTAACTGAAAGTACAACATTCTGCACTACTATATCCGGCGACCGACATAAACCTCTTGGCACCGAAGATA ATGCTGCCATCAATGAATTGCTTGGATGTTCAAAAATGATTTCTAGCGAGAAGTGTGCCCCTAATCCAACAAATTCTATTACTTGCGACTGCAATCTCGAGAAAGTTTGCCGGGTGAcagaaat TCGTTTCTCATACCGGAGTTTTGAAGGTGAATTGCCAAAAGCGATCGGAAAACTTAAAAACCTAACTAAACT TGTGTTGTATGGAAACAAGTTTCTTGGCAAGATTTCTGGCTCATATGCAAATCTAACGAATCTAAAACATTT GGATCTTAAAGACAACTCATTGGAAGGACCAATACCCCACTTTCTTGGTGATATGAAGTTGGAATTCTT GGATCTATCTGATAATTTATTTAGCGGTTCAATTCCACTTCACCTGGGTTCCCTCGTAAACCTAACGTCACT AGATTTGAGCAATAATTTATTGTCAGCAAAAATTCCAAGTGTAGTGGAGAACTTTAAGAGCCTGGTGACTTTGTAA
- the LOC116033518 gene encoding oil body-associated protein 2C-like yields the protein MASAVEGEKMPPGKAMTMGQHMVDKGAQMLQSLSPIKEMSQHACTFAIYSHDMSRQIETHHFITRINQDFLQCAVYDSDESHGRLIGVEYIISDKLYEGLPEDEQKLWHSHAYEIKSGLWVNPRIPEILGRSELENLAKTYGKFWCTWQTDRGDKLPIGLPSLMMSPQAVNPGIVKPELVQKRDNKYNISTNSLKESRVEIAEPEWINPQADYWKQHAKGFIVDVEQTEMKKREGIEFP from the exons ATGGCGTCGGCGGTGGAAGGCGAGAAGATGCCGCCGGGAAAGGCGATGACGATGGGGCAACACATGGTGGACAAAGGCGCTCAGATGCTGCAATCTTTGAGCCCCATTAAAGAGATGAGCCAGCACGCGTGCACATTCGCCATCTACAGCCATGACATGAGCCGTCAAATCGAGACTCACCACTTCATCACCCGCATAAACCAGGATTTCCTGCAGTGCGCCGTCTACGACTCCGATGAATCCCACGGCCGCCTTATCG GGGTGGAGTATATAATTTCTGACAAATTATATGAAGGCTTGCCTGAAGATGAACAAAAGCTGTGGCATTCTCATGCTTATGAG ATCAAATCAGGATTGTGGGTGAACCCTAGAATCCCAGAGATATTGGGTAGATCTGAGCTTGAAAATCTTGCCAAGACCTATGGCAAATTCTGGTGTACATGGCAAACCGACAGAG GTGATAAGCTTCCCATAGGGCTGCCATCACTAATGATGTCTCCTCAGGCAGTAAATCCGGGGATAGTGAAACCGGAGCTAGTTCAGAAGAGGGATAACAAATACAACATATCAACCAACAGCCTAAAGGAATCCCGAGTGGAGATAGCAGAGCCGGAGTGGATTAATCCTCAGGCGGATTACTGGAAACAGCATGCCAAGGGTTTCATCGTCGACGTAGAACAGACTGAGATGAAGAAGAGGGAGGGCATTGAGTTTCCATGA
- the LOC116031761 gene encoding GDSL esterase/lipase At5g45670-like isoform X2 translates to MGDENSAADYLSKCIYSIGVGSNDYLNNYFMPLYYTTSRQYNTEQYADILIQQYTEQLKTLYDYGARKFVLNGVGQIGCSPNALAQNSPDGRTCVERINVANRIFNDKLRALVDDLNTNTPDARFTFINAYAIFQDIVNNPSAFGFRVTNAGCCGVGRNNGQITCLPLQNPCPNRDEYLFWDAYHPGEAANTIVARRSYSAESSSDAYPYDISRLAQL, encoded by the exons ATGGGGGATGAGAACTCTGCAGCAGATTATTTGAGCAAGTGCATATACTCAATTGGAGTGGGTAGCAATGACTACCTCAACAACTACTTCATGCCCCTTTACTACACCACCAGCAGGCAGTACAACACTGAGCAGTATGCTGACATTCTCATTCAGCAGTACACTGAACAACTTAAA ACTCTATACGATTACGGAGCACGGAAGTTTGTGTTGAATGGAGTGGGCCAGATCGGGTGCAGCCCAAACGCGTTGGCCCAAAATAGCCCAGATGGCCGAACCTGCGTGGAAAGAATCAACGTGGCAAATCGGATATTTAACGACAAACTGAGGGCACTTGTTGACGACTTAAACACCAATACACCAGACGCAAGATTCACCTTCATTAACGCCTACGCAATTTTCCAAGATATAGTCAACAACCCATCTGCTTTTG GATTTAGAGTAACAAATGCAGGATGCTGTGGGGTGGGGAGGAACAATGGGCAAATTACATGTCTCCCATTGCAAAATCCATGCCCCAATAGAgatgaatatttattttgggATGCTTATCATCCTGGTGAAGCTGCAAATACTATTGTTGCAAGGAGATCTTACAGTGCCGAGAGCTCATCTGATGCATATCCATATGATATTAGTCGTCTAGCCCAACTttaa